A single region of the Salvia miltiorrhiza cultivar Shanhuang (shh) chromosome 8, IMPLAD_Smil_shh, whole genome shotgun sequence genome encodes:
- the LOC130997891 gene encoding DNA-directed RNA polymerases II, IV and V subunit 12, translated as MDPQPEPVNYICGDCGQENTLKPGDVIQCRECGYRILYKKRTRRIVQYEAR; from the exons ATGGATCCGCAGCCCGAACCCGTAAACTACATCTGCGGAG ATTGTGGGCAGGAGAACACGCTGAAGCCAGGGGATGTGATTCAGTGCCGTGAATGTGGTTATCGCATCCTCTACAAGAAACGCACCCGCAGAA TTGTCCAGTATGAAGCGCGCTAG